One window of the Archangium primigenium genome contains the following:
- a CDS encoding serine/threonine-protein kinase, translating into MGCEHCFTEHEAGAGCTRDDFADEALAGMGYGPLVLARKLGTGALASVYLAEHRATGAHFAVKVLHPHLARLPAVLQRFYAEGRSLQQHLVHPNVARVLDVRQAPSGHHCMLMEYVDGTALSHLPLPLSPAEGVALLLQVLDGLEAAHAQGIIHRDLKPENLVLCTDRDGTRRVKILDFGMAGPLSAGLSDAEVASGMVVGSPAYLAPELWVRSEPDGRADLYALAVLGYRLLTGRLPFGGGGRMGEMLLVHEPTVPIAPHLLEEQVPPALSSVLLQALSLRPDERFASARALRAALQEALRRPAFGCMAPMAFQVRVEDALGRGLMPVFVNDVSAEGLRIAWDGALPRLGMRLDVELSLNGWVLACAADVVRLLPTEEARTWGGRQGFILHFSEPSEDVQRLIAQALAPAPVEAEPDTELAQLLARATACSQDPYSLLAIHPHADFAEVLRRVAQAERRLEPFRQRILPETQRQALEALRNKLELARRTLGEPVARARFDASRGNFRGVAQCLAAGMPPASVNRLRQAFLAARPEAEGRARAIFDKGILMEAQNALDGAMERYTEALRMDPLNVSLHRYYHALARRLRQSSVRLPAVQSQAAAH; encoded by the coding sequence ATGGGTTGTGAACACTGTTTCACCGAGCATGAAGCGGGCGCCGGGTGCACCCGGGACGACTTCGCGGACGAGGCGCTGGCGGGCATGGGCTATGGCCCCCTGGTGCTCGCGCGCAAGCTCGGCACGGGTGCGCTGGCGAGCGTGTACCTCGCCGAGCACCGCGCGACGGGCGCCCACTTCGCGGTGAAGGTGCTGCACCCGCACCTGGCGCGGCTGCCCGCGGTGCTCCAGCGCTTCTACGCGGAAGGGCGCTCGCTGCAGCAGCACCTGGTGCACCCCAACGTGGCGCGCGTGCTCGACGTGCGCCAGGCGCCGAGCGGCCACCACTGCATGCTCATGGAGTACGTGGACGGCACCGCCCTGTCGCACCTGCCGCTGCCGCTGTCGCCCGCGGAGGGCGTGGCGCTGCTGCTGCAGGTGCTCGACGGCCTGGAGGCCGCGCACGCCCAGGGCATCATCCACCGGGACCTCAAGCCGGAGAACCTGGTGCTGTGCACGGACCGCGACGGGACGCGGCGCGTGAAGATCCTCGACTTCGGCATGGCGGGGCCGCTCTCGGCGGGCCTGTCCGACGCGGAAGTGGCCTCGGGCATGGTGGTGGGCAGCCCCGCCTACCTGGCGCCCGAGCTGTGGGTGCGCTCCGAGCCGGATGGCCGCGCCGACCTGTACGCGCTCGCGGTGCTGGGCTACCGGTTGCTCACGGGGCGGCTGCCCTTTGGCGGCGGGGGCCGCATGGGCGAGATGCTGCTCGTGCACGAGCCGACCGTGCCGATCGCCCCGCACCTCCTGGAGGAGCAGGTGCCGCCGGCGCTCTCCTCGGTGCTCTTGCAGGCCCTGTCGCTGCGTCCGGACGAGCGCTTCGCGAGCGCCCGGGCCCTGCGCGCCGCGCTGCAGGAGGCGCTGCGGCGGCCGGCGTTCGGGTGCATGGCGCCCATGGCCTTCCAGGTGCGGGTGGAGGACGCGCTCGGCCGGGGGCTGATGCCGGTGTTCGTCAACGACGTGAGCGCCGAGGGCCTGCGCATCGCGTGGGACGGGGCCCTGCCGCGCCTGGGCATGCGCCTGGACGTGGAGCTGTCGCTCAATGGCTGGGTGCTCGCGTGCGCCGCGGACGTGGTGCGGCTGCTGCCCACGGAGGAGGCGCGCACCTGGGGCGGCCGTCAGGGCTTCATCCTGCACTTCTCCGAGCCGTCCGAGGACGTCCAGCGGCTCATCGCCCAGGCGCTCGCGCCGGCCCCGGTGGAGGCCGAGCCGGACACGGAGCTCGCGCAGTTGCTCGCGCGCGCCACGGCGTGCAGCCAGGATCCGTATTCGCTGCTGGCCATCCACCCGCATGCGGACTTCGCCGAGGTGCTGCGGCGCGTGGCCCAGGCCGAGCGGCGGCTGGAGCCCTTCCGCCAGCGCATCCTCCCGGAGACGCAGCGCCAGGCGCTCGAGGCCCTGCGCAACAAGCTGGAGCTGGCCCGGCGCACGCTGGGCGAGCCGGTGGCGCGGGCGCGCTTCGATGCGTCGCGGGGCAACTTCCGCGGGGTGGCGCAGTGCCTGGCCGCGGGGATGCCGCCCGCGTCGGTCAACCGCCTGCGCCAGGCCTTCCTCGCGGCGCGTCCCGAGGCGGAGGGCCGCGCGAGAGCGATCTTCGACAAGGGCATCCTCATGGAGGCGCAGAACGCGCTGGACGGCGCGATGGAGCGCTACACGGAGGCGCTGCGGATGGACCCGCTCAACGTCTCGCTGCACCGCTACTACCACGCGCTGGCGCGGCGGCTGCGGCAGTCCAGCGTCCGACTGCCGGCCGTGCAGTCGCAGGCCGCGGCGCACTGA
- a CDS encoding type VI immunity family protein — MKHLHREVVLAVLKAVEVYRQAVKPDALGWYAEPFIEDWNPLDAKGQAIMWGHMLEHPAMGMWLSERPDSVTGYDVLYEGTLFEAHAVDETNAVSFRLPTEVLEEHGPEWVRDLALRLARELPYASGYVGLCFNFPESVVGYTEALRTFALRYPGLDIPDLRFEASVLGYQIKGVHWMNFLGPNVLGPLGGVEGLRARLHTSGTTVEALEGGRAVVTLGPWPEAGDLDEGRDLPAWRELARVLEPWMYQPRGAWSGFSEEDMRRWARRFLD; from the coding sequence ATGAAGCACCTTCACCGCGAGGTGGTGCTCGCCGTCTTGAAAGCCGTGGAGGTGTACCGTCAAGCGGTGAAGCCCGATGCGCTCGGTTGGTACGCGGAGCCCTTCATCGAGGACTGGAATCCCCTCGATGCCAAGGGACAGGCCATCATGTGGGGGCACATGTTGGAACACCCTGCCATGGGAATGTGGCTGAGCGAGCGTCCTGATTCCGTGACCGGGTATGACGTCCTCTACGAGGGGACCTTGTTCGAGGCCCACGCCGTAGATGAAACCAATGCGGTGTCCTTCCGCCTCCCCACGGAGGTGCTGGAGGAGCATGGTCCCGAATGGGTGCGAGACCTGGCCCTTCGATTGGCTCGGGAGCTTCCCTATGCCTCCGGCTACGTGGGCCTCTGCTTCAACTTCCCCGAGAGCGTCGTGGGCTACACGGAGGCGCTCCGTACATTCGCCCTCCGCTACCCGGGTCTGGACATTCCCGATTTGCGTTTCGAGGCCTCGGTTCTGGGCTACCAAATCAAGGGCGTGCACTGGATGAACTTCCTCGGGCCCAACGTCCTCGGCCCCCTGGGCGGCGTGGAGGGACTGCGCGCCCGGCTGCACACGTCCGGGACGACCGTGGAGGCGCTGGAGGGCGGACGCGCCGTGGTGACCCTGGGCCCCTGGCCCGAGGCGGGGGACCTGGACGAGGGCCGGGACCTGCCCGCCTGGCGTGAGCTGGCGCGGGTGCTGGAGCCCTGGATGTACCAGCCGCGCGGGGCGTGGAGCGGCTTCAGTGAGGAGGACATGCGGCGCTGGGCGCGCCGCTTCCTCGATTAG